One segment of Clostridium botulinum DNA contains the following:
- the sigK gene encoding RNA polymerase sporulation sigma factor SigK, with protein MFVLNGFIELICNSLFLTGYISSGNTFPSPLNESEEEEYLKRLKDGDKTAKGVLIERNLRLVAHIVKKYSFPNKDVDELISIGTVGLIKAIDSFDSGKGTRLATYASRCIENEILMLFRNNKKQKSEVYLQDPIGVDKEGNEICLIDILSSDSDSVLEKVESNLQIKDLYIKIKDSLTKRESTILIMRYGLIDGNRKTQREIAGALGISRSYVSRIEKKALKKLRKELFGKI; from the coding sequence GTGTTTGTATTAAATGGTTTCATAGAATTGATATGTAATTCGCTATTTTTAACCGGATATATAAGTAGTGGAAATACATTTCCTAGTCCGCTTAATGAGAGTGAAGAGGAGGAATACTTAAAAAGACTTAAAGATGGAGATAAGACAGCTAAGGGTGTTTTAATTGAAAGAAACTTAAGACTGGTAGCACATATAGTAAAGAAATATTCTTTTCCTAATAAGGATGTTGATGAATTAATCTCTATTGGAACTGTTGGATTAATTAAAGCGATTGATTCGTTTGATTCTGGTAAAGGTACTAGACTGGCTACTTACGCCTCTAGGTGCATAGAGAATGAGATCTTAATGTTGTTTAGAAATAATAAAAAACAAAAAAGTGAAGTGTATCTGCAAGATCCTATTGGGGTGGATAAAGAAGGAAATGAAATTTGTCTTATCGATATATTAAGTAGTGATAGTGATTCTGTTTTAGAAAAAGTAGAGAGTAACCTACAAATTAAAGATCTATATATAAAAATTAAAGATTCTTTAACTAAAAGAGAAAGCACAATACTTATAATGAGATATGGATTGATAGATGGAAATCGAAAAACTCAAAGGGAGATAGCGGGAGCGTTAGGAATTTCTCGTTCTTATGTATCTAGAATAGAAAAAAAAGCTTTAAAAAAATTAAGAAAAGAATTATTTGGTAAAATTTAA
- a CDS encoding type IV pilus twitching motility protein PilT: MSNIDKLIKSIDLNNVSDIHISSGLPPMIRIDGNLKSASNLVINHEEVDKYIRELAPERFEEFLEEGDIDFKYQLEGVGNFRVNAYKCKGKYSICLRVIKQRIPKISDITNAQILKDLTKLNDGLVLVTGPTGSGKSTTLAAMINEINNTKERHIITLEDPIEYIYENNKSIINQREVGQDTKSYVMGLRAALRQDPDVILIGEMRDTETIEVALRAAQTGHLVFSTLHTMGAANSIYRIINSFDNKEQNEIKVQLSSLLRGVVSQVLLPNATGVGRTAALEIMTCTTSIKNLIREGNYEQINSFIQMGSKYGMQTIDMDLKRLVNENIIVKEEYMKWKSNNN; the protein is encoded by the coding sequence ATGTCAAATATCGACAAATTGATAAAAAGTATTGATTTAAATAATGTTTCTGACATTCATATTTCTTCTGGATTACCTCCAATGATTAGAATAGATGGTAATTTAAAAAGTGCTAGTAATCTAGTGATAAATCATGAAGAAGTAGATAAATATATTAGAGAATTAGCACCAGAAAGATTTGAAGAATTTTTAGAAGAAGGAGATATTGATTTTAAGTATCAACTTGAAGGTGTGGGGAATTTTAGGGTTAATGCATATAAATGTAAGGGAAAATATTCTATTTGTTTAAGAGTAATAAAGCAACGTATACCTAAAATTAGTGATATAACAAATGCACAAATATTAAAGGATTTAACAAAATTAAATGATGGCTTAGTATTAGTTACGGGGCCTACCGGGTCAGGTAAAAGTACAACACTTGCAGCAATGATAAATGAAATTAATAATACAAAAGAGAGACATATAATTACGCTTGAAGACCCTATCGAGTATATATATGAAAATAATAAATCAATAATAAATCAAAGAGAAGTTGGTCAAGATACTAAAAGTTATGTTATGGGATTAAGAGCTGCATTAAGACAAGATCCTGATGTTATATTAATTGGAGAAATGAGAGATACTGAGACAATAGAGGTGGCATTAAGAGCCGCTCAAACAGGTCATTTGGTGTTTTCAACACTTCATACAATGGGAGCAGCTAATAGTATCTATAGAATAATTAATTCTTTTGATAATAAAGAACAAAATGAAATTAAGGTTCAACTATCTTCTTTGTTAAGAGGTGTGGTATCACAAGTTTTATTACCTAATGCTACAGGAGTTGGAAGAACAGCAGCATTAGAAATAATGACATGCACTACTAGTATAAAGAATTTAATAAGAGAGGGAAATTATGAACAAATTAATAGTTTTATTCAAATGGGATCTAAGTATGGAATGCAAACTATAGATATGGATTTGAAAAGATTAGTTAATGAAAATATAATAGTTAAAGAAGAGTATATGAAATGGAAATCAAATAATAATTAA